The DNA region GTTTGAACAATAACTTTATTTAGACGAGCCTCTGCTAACAGTTTCAACGTGCCATTGACACCTGGTTAATTACTTGGAAAAGTGGGGAGTCTAAacgaggaaaaagaaaagttacCCTTAAATGAAGTAGCCTCTCTTTAAATCTAACCACATAGAGAACTACCATGATAGTAAATATCTAGTGATGCACCAGTGTGCATAGAAGTaaggtattatatatatatatattgataaattaacttagaattaattatttagtagttatttatgctttaatttgaaaagatttaattaattttgaattttgattgcaGATGTGAAAAAAATGAGGTACAACAAGCAAAAAGGagcagaaataaataaaaaaaaaaaagaaatcagaaGAAGCTCAAGTCTAGCAAAGCGCAGGACGCGCCTAGCGCGCAAGAAGGAaaggcgctaagcgcacgacATGCGCTGAGCGCGACGTGGCGATGTTCATGAGGCTTCCCTTTTCttatattcttataaataagaGGGTCAGCCTAGGAGAACAAACACACTTCCTGAGAGCTCAGTTTTCAGACTTCTGGCACTCAGTTCTctcattttccttctcttttcttatattcttattacttttctttcacccccccttctcattgtaaagccctcatgaTTATAAGTGGCTAAAACTCCTAGCTAGTGCCTGACAGACCTAAAAAGCCAATGATGTATGGAGCctttcaagagttatcaataaaaagaggaattccttccaggttcttttattttaccgttctttctttttcatcctGTATCTCAGACCTTATTTTCTATTAGGGtttagtccactcgggagagggtaaagcctaattaggggtaaggaatgaatacttgaatctgttttaagggttaggccactcgggagagggtaacacTTAATAGAAcactaaaagaaagaaattatcgGGTTATCATTTAGAGGGTTTTTCTTCCAGGTTCTTTTAgctgtttttctttcttatttattctACATCTCAGTCTTTATTTTCTGTTAGTCtttagtccactcgggagagggtaaagtCTAATTAGGGGTAAGGAATAAATGCGTGAAtctgttttaagggttagtccactcgggagagggtaaagtCTAATTAAGGGTAAGGAATGAATGCGTGAAtctgttttaagggttagtccactcgggagagggtaacgcttaatagaacaataaaagaaaaaaatcataggGTTATCATTGACTCGATGTccatgctttagcaaacatctagaatttaaTCTTAATGCATCTTAGTTATTGAGTCTTCGCAAAGGACATTTGAAAGATAGGTAATTAAGGTAGgtttgtcatcgtgaggcatcaggaAAAGTAGATGGATAGATGTAGGGCAAAATCAATTCACTGGTATcgataacagacaaatcctgAGTCCATATATCTAGGCTGATTAGACTTATTAGGTTTtagcaattttattatatagattttattccctattttattgtttgaaatttcttattatattgttgggtttcttagaagtagttattccttatttttacTATTGGGCTTTATTAGGAGTAGTTATCTCCTATTTAGGAGTAGGTATTTAGGCTTATTAGATCTAGTAATATTTTATagactttattctttatttattgctttagtttcttttaaattataagtagcAACTTAGATTTaaattacctttttctttatcctttaattttatctttaaaatcttttatcttatctattatctttctttatcttttattttaaattttttatccctGACTAGATTTAAATTGCATTTAATTTTATACactaaatttacaatttgcaAACTGAAGAGTACTTTACATAAATGCAATAAAATCTCTGTGGTACAACACTCAGTTTACCGAGAAATTATTATTACGAGCGATTTGGTATACTTACCAATagcttaacatatatatatatatattgctattGCATATTTGTTTGAAGACTCGCCTTAAAAATAGAAGGTGTTtagcttatttttaatttttccaatTAGATTATGGAGACTCATAAGTCCAGATTGAATtctttttaatgataataaaaaagacaTTTATTAGAAGGGTGATCTTAAGTTTCTAACCCATTATAAAATCAGTGCGTACAATGATCTGGGTACAAGTGCTGGTTGCTGAATAGACCGTGgccatatatttttttgcccGTAATGTCAGCcattataaaatcaataaaaatggaaatttaGTGATTTTATAACCACAATGACAGGCAGAATAGAATCCTTGTAATCATATGACAAAGCTAGCAGATGATTGCTGCTGAGTATTGACAAACCAAGTTCTCACCTTTCACAATAAGCTTTCccgtatttgaaaaaaaaaaggtattaaaataaaactccTATACTTTAACCAACTATCTTGTAACGGTCAATCTAGTTCCCCAAAacaaacattaattaatattcttttgAAACAATGGTAGCATCAGCAAGTCGCTATATTTATGCAGACAAAGATTTTTGTAACATCAACTTCAACACGAAAAATGAACACTGAAACATAGGTATATTTtccatttatatatatgtaacatTCAATCATATGTATAAGCCTTCTCTTAACTTTCTCTACTTATGATTGTGGTTCACGTATGATAAACTAGGCTACATCATACGAGAAAATCTATTCTATGTCAATCAACTTCATATGGTGCTGTTACTACCACAGATAACCGAGCAAAAGCCAAgaacacgcacacacacatatataaggGACTCTTTACAAGAAAAAAGCTATGCATCCTTGACAACTTACGTTATAAATGCGCAGCaaatattttaatctctttTGGAATAATTTGTCTTCAAGTTCATTGAGCACTGATGCATCAAACTTTTAATGTCAGATCAAGTAGCATCTTATTTGACATTGGagtatctaatatatatatatctatataacaTTTCATTGGCAACATTGAATGTCCCAATTACACCAGAAGCAAATCTTCATGATCATTATAAGATATAATAAAGTCTTCATTGGcaatataataaattgaaaaaaaagtatGCATGATTGATGGCTTTCgaatttgttatttaattaagaattcAATTGCATATGTGGCTCTTATTCCATTTCTTTTGTTACATCTTTTTCGTCCGTTTTATAAATAAGACTATGACAACCAAAATGATTAATTCCTACAagatacttatttatttatttatagcatACACAGTGACAGCATGGCTGCCATGTGGCCTGCCTCAAAAGGTAAGGAGTCAGATGCACATGTGGCAGTGAGTTGACCACATCatattctatttataatattcatgACAAGAGCTAGCCCAGTTTTAATTGGAGATATTTGAGACAAAAGATTATATTAAAAGGATCAAAAGCACCATCCTCAACCAAAAGTTCTTACGATACTGACAACATGGATCATGCACCTATGAAACAGCTAACTACACAACTTTAGCAATTAcgaatttattaatatatatatatatatatatatatatatatatatatatatatataatctttattattattttttttgaaatataataattataataagttaTTAAGTTTAActattagatttaaaaaaaaatcgtgaAGATATGAAGTAACTATATTGTCAACTATTCAGTAGAAAATCcaaaatgaatattaattttacGATTTCTTTttgtagaaataatttaattgacgATATAACGTTAACATAAAAGTATCAgcattttaaattaagttgcaCCAAACTCTTGGAAGCATATAATTTCAGTCTTCTGgggataattataataattaatgaattgaAACCAGAGGCTGAAAATTAAGGGAGGCTTTACTTCATAATAATACAGAATATAAGGGGGAACAAAACAAAGTATCATAAATATGTGTTATAGTTTTCATTGGAACAACTgaggttttgttttgtgttttttctttttttggttcaGGATCAATTTACTGATATTGAGCCCAGTTCAAGTCATCAAAAGCTTATTCTTGGGCCAGAATAAACCCAAATCCACattatcaattattaaaaaacggCGCCGTTTATCCAGATGTGAATACGGGGAACTGTGTCGTTTTGGACGGGTAGAAAGTACAATGGCGAATACGGTATTCTGTTAATTGGATTTACCtgttccccttttttttttttaatttttgttttaatttaatgtttgcCTTGTTGTTGAGTTCAGCGTTCACCCAGAGAAGCAGCAGAAGGAAAAAGTGACTGCAGAGAGGTATCGAAAAAAGTAACTCGGAAATAGTTTCACTCTGATCAAAATCAAACTGAGGTAGTGTTCAATTTCTCTCTCATCGCTATAATAGATCATCGAATTACAGATCTTTGAAGATTCCATTTAGTGTCGAATAACAAcggaatcaaatcaaatcaaatcaaatcaatctcGATTGGAATTTTAGGAATCGAGGAAGGAATTAGGGTTAGGGTAAGGATTGAGAAGGCATATAGGAGAAGAAGTAGTAGAAGAAGAAGTCAATTCAAAATGCCGGAAGAGGATTTGGTGGACATCAAATTTAGGTTGTACGATGGTTCTGATATCGGACCCTTCAGGTACTCCTCCGCTGCCACCGTCGATATGCTTAAGCAAAGGATTGTCTCCGATTGGCCCAAAGGTctttctctctgtctctcttCACTTACCTCCATATTGATTTCAATTATTCTTCATCACAATTGTTTTGTTACTTTTTTGTTTACTCACTCCTTTGGTTTTGATTGTTGATAAGTTAATTAATCTTTGAGAAATTTGATGTTTAAATTGCTAGTTTGGTTTAGAGAGTTCAATTATAGCTGCGGTTTGTTTGATCGTTAATGGTTCTGGGAAACATGTTATCCAATCTTTCATGCTAGAAATTGGTGAGTTCGGAGTCTGTTGCTATCATTGTAACTGTGATATATTGATGATATTTAGAAGACCGTGGTTGTGTTGTGTCAAGTAAAATCTGAATTGAATCACCCAAGCCAAGTGAAGCCCCCTTTTAAGGTTTAGCCTGCATATTTATAGAAGAGCATAGATCACACTGTTGTAGTCATAGGTTCATAACTGAaaaatagtattattattattatcaaagtTGCAGAGTTgcttttttctgtttatttctGTGTTAATTTCATGAACTTGAATGTGGGTTTATTGGAGTGTGAAGACTGGAGAATGAGGACATGAGATTTTCACCTGAATTTTCATTCATACAGGCATGCAGCACTTGGTTTgcctaaatattttataaatagagtaaaatattACTGGACTGCTATTGCCATTCTACTGTCCTCGTTGTGACTTTgcttatcaaaaaaaaaaaatcctcgcTGTGATGAAGCACAGACATTTATCTACCTTCCTTGCTCACATATTAATAGCGGTTAACACCTGGTTATTAGTTCATATGTCAAGATTGGTATTACCAGATTTTTGTCACGAAATCTCTTGCATTGCTGAATCAATTATAACTCCAGaagttatatatttatgttatgtTGAAATATGGAATGAGTGTATCCATGCAAATAGAACAAGTTGGAATTCAATTGAGAGGATTAAAGCCAAAGGCAAGAATATAGTATTCCATGATGTAATAAGGAGCCAACAACCCAAATAGGGTAACCAGATCAAATACAGATGGGATATGTTACCCGTGGATTAATTCGTACAGGCAGAAGACTtgaattgaacaaaggaaaacTGGGGAATCTTTGCATAGCACAGTCAATTGTGGTAGAGGAGTGACTGAATCCAGCATCCAAGGCTAGCAACTGGCCAGAAAAGTTGAGGCAAGGAAATCTGGAGTGGTCACCGGTGAAGCCGTGAAGGTGGATTGGGATGCACTACCATCTAGACATGAGACTGAGGCAGCTGTAGATAGGTACTATGTGTGGGTGTGCCACTGCAAGGTTTTGGGCAAGTTCTATTGGATCAGCACTATCTGATTAGAATGGTGCTTTAGTTTGTTGAATGGAGGCCATGAAGGTGAACTAGATCTCACATCGGTGGGAAAGAAGAAAAGGCACACCAGAAAAGTGAACACAACCATAAGTAGTACAGGAAACTAGATTGTGGTAGTTGTAGTTGGTGCTCAATCAAACAGAAGTTGATAATCACTGGATAAAGTTCATATGGGAGAGGAGGACCAAACAAAAGGAGTTCCAGGTTTTTTGGAACTCAGCAACAGAGATTATGATGGAATTGGTCATGAAGGATGATACCGATGCAATACCATGTTGAAATTATTTGAACAAGGTGTAAAAGagacaaataatatatttcacATACAACCATAAGTAGTACAGGAAACTAGATTGTGGTAGTTGTAGTTGGTGCTCAATCAAACAGAAGTTGATAATCACTGGATAAAGTTCATATGGGAGAGGAGGACCAAACAAAAGGAGTTCCAGGTTTTTTGGAACTCAGCAACAGAGATTATGATGGAATTGGTCATGAAGGATGATACCGATGCAATACCATGTTGAAATTATTTGAACAAGGTGTAAAAGagacaaataatatatttcacATACAACCATAAGTAGTACAGGAAACTAGATTGTGGTAGTTGTAGTTGGTGCTCAATCAAACAGAAGTTGATAATCACTGGATAAAGTTCATATGGGAGAGGAGGACCAAACAAAAGGAGTTCCAGGTTTTTTGGAACTCAGCAACAGAGATTATGATGGAATTGGTCATGAAGGATGATACCGATGCAATACCATGTTGAAATTATTTGAACAAGGTGTAAAAGagacaaataatatatttcacATACAATGAAAATGTGCATATGATACAAAACACTGACTGCTATTTATATTGATAATCAAGGACTTAAAGATTTAAAACATACAGTTGTACAACTAGTACAAGTCCAACCCAACTAGACTCCTAATATATTAAGTCTCCTGTATCAATAAGAACCCAAATATTCCAACAAGTTACATATATATCTTTGACACCTTCTGACTTCTGTGAACAAATCCAATATGTGTTTTTCCCCGTGTTTCTGTGTAACCCTTATTGTGAAATTATACAATGATTGGGAGATGCttagaaaatcaaaaggaatgACAGCCAACATGAATTAATCTTAGATCATTTTTagaatcttatttatttttccagtTAGTTTGATATAGTTGAAGGTAATCGACTGAATTACAATTATTTGTAAAATACTGATGataacattaataaaattacattagaaAGTTGTGGTCAAACTCTTTGCATCGGAAAATTGAGCTCTTAtcctttttaattcaaattgaaGTTTGGTGACATTTATTAACTAAAAAGGGATGTTTAATCATTATCATTCTAATTAAGGTATGGACTGTTACATATGATGGCCTCTTGGTgaatttattatcatatttctcTAACGATTCAGTCAACTTGTTAATTGTTATGGTGATTATTCCTGTTGCTTTGGGTCCATTTCTACAACTTATTGAAGATAGAGTATGGCActggttctttcttgttctaTCATTTTATCTGTTGCACTTTCTCCCTTGTGTAGGTAAAACCGTCGTGCCAAAGTCAGCTAATGAAGTGAAATTGATTAGTTCTGGTAAAATCTTGGAAAACAATAAGACTGTTGGTCAATGTAAAGTACCATTTGGTGAGACTCCAGGGGGTGTTATAATAATGCTTGTTGTTGTACAGCCATCTCTAGCAAAAACTAAAGCTGGTACGTTCCATGGACTTCTTGCTATAgggaatatatataattttagttagatttataaaattgtgGTCAAATAGGTgagagttataaaaaaaaatgagctcAATAATTTTctgattgaataaaaaaatgtaaaatatactgAAAAAACAACTGGTTCTTCATTACTggttttttctataattttttgtacATCAAATTATATGATTTCATTGCTTTGAGTAgttgaataaatattattgaaaattgaaaaccaaAAGCTATATAGGGCTTGTAGTTGATGAGTTTTGGTTTTTTTCTCGTACATATCTAACTTTTCCTTCTTTATGTAATGAGCTCTGTTTTTATGTCTGATTAGCACCATTTAATGGAGAGAGATTTTTGTGTTCACTTAGTAATATGACATTTATTCATttcaaatgtaaaataaatgtgTGGAGCAAAGATTTTGACAATACTTTAACATATGGtgtgttatttattatatttagtcTACACAAGTTGTATAATCGGTGCTAAAAATACTAAACTAGCAACAAATATTGTatttttgtgagaatttgattCTCCCCTAGTTGATTCTTGTGGTAAAGGAAAAGGGTATGTTTCATATTTGTGTTTCAAAAATTATAGGCAAAATTGCATTTTTAGTCTCCCTAGTTGTctccaatttcaattttggtTCCCCTTCAAAATTATTGATACATTTAGTCCTCCAATTATGTTCAATCCCGCAAATGTGGTCCCCAATTTCAGATTTAGACGTTGACTGTTACAAAGAAATGTTGATTAACACTTGTCACATTCTGATTGAATGATGATTGTCGCGTGTCACGTTCTGATTGGACGTTGATaacaacaatacattttcatcCTCCATAGAGTTAACATCCAATCAGAACGTGACACGTGATCGTCATCGTCCCACCATAATGTGACATGTGACAGACTGGCAGTCAACATTCCTTTATAATAGTCAACGTCTAAATCTGAATTTGGGGACCACATTTATGGGATTAAACATAATTGGAGGATTAAatgcatcaataattttaaaggaggaccaaaattgaaattggagATAACTAGGGGGACCAAAAATGCAATTTTgccaaaattataatgctaGTAATGTGTGGCACTGGCATCtatgttaaattataaatgGTTATTGTATTGCTTTATAAGCTATTGTTAACCGATTGGCAAATGTACCAATTTTATCaaaagtagtaaagtactcgaaagttcgagtgtcgaatcctttggttgtacttaagtgatgcaaacccaattattaagcaatgaaaaaaagaaataaaataatagataaagaaagataggagataagatttaaagataaaaatcgaagatagaaaagataaaatatttgaattaaaagatgataaagataaaagataaagaaagataagatgagaaaaagtaaaagataagataaattcTCAAGATCTGATAATGTTGGGACCTAACCTGCCt from Glycine soja cultivar W05 chromosome 8, ASM419377v2, whole genome shotgun sequence includes:
- the LOC114420988 gene encoding membrane-anchored ubiquitin-fold protein 3-like isoform X2 → MPEEDLVDIKFRLYDGSDIGPFRYSSAATVDMLKQRIVSDWPKGKTVVPKSANEVKLISSGKILENNKTVGQCKVPFGETPGGVIIMLVVVQPSLAKTKADKKVDDSPKKVVCSCSIL
- the LOC114420988 gene encoding membrane-anchored ubiquitin-fold protein 3-like isoform X1, with the protein product MPEEDLVDIKFRLYDGSDIGPFRYSSAATVDMLKQRIVSDWPKGKTVVPKSANEVKLISSGKILENNKTVGQCKVPFGETPGGVIIMLVVVQPSLAKTKAVYRFDCQAKYQCSLPLLHCFIWGR